DNA sequence from the Pedobacter schmidteae genome:
GTGGAAATGCCGTGTCCTTGCAACCGGCCTTGAATTCAATTCCCGGGGTTCGCATGGATCAGAGTACGCTTTCGGAGGCCCGCATTTCCATCCGTGGAAATGGTGTCCGGGCCGCCTATGGTATCCGTAGTGTTAAAGTATATGTCAATGAAATTCCGGTAACCGAAGCTGATGGTACTACAAGAATTGAAGCCCTTGATGTGAACAGTATCGGTCGCGCTGAAGTGATCAAAGGACCTGCTTCAAGTATTTATGGTGCAGGGACTGCTGGTGTGATCAACTTTCAGCTGCAACGGGCACCTTATCAGGAGCAAAGTATTGAAGCCTCTGGTTTAGTGGGATCTTATGGCCTGCGCCGTTTGGCTGCCACCTATCGTAGTGGTGGCGATAAGCTAAATAGTTATGTTTCTTACGGTTTGCAGGAGTATGATGGATACCGCAAGCATAGTAACGATATGCGTAGGTTTCTCACCGGGAACTTTCAGCTTTTTCCGAGCGATAAGAGGATCATTACTTTAATGTTGAACAGGACTACCCAGCATTCGCAGATTCCGGGCTCACTAACCGCAGACCAAGTGTCTGCTGATCCGCTGCAGGCTAATGCTACTAATCTGGATAAGCAAGCAGGCCGGTATCAGACCTGGACACGTGTTGGACTAGGGCAACAATATCGTTTCAACGATCAGTTCTCGAATTCAACCAGTGTGTTTACCTATTTCTATGATCTCAATCATCCTTTGCCTTATGCTTATATCCGAAACTTTTACCAAAGTTATGGAGGGCGAACCCGCTTTGCTTACGATCCCGGTTTCACTGTATTGCCTACTAAATTTACATTGGGGGCAGAATTTAATGAAGGCAGAACAAAAGGCACTCAATATGTAAATAATCAGGGTAAAGAAGGAGTAGTCAATGCAAATATCGATTATCAGAATACACAATATTCTCTATTCTATCAGTCGGAAACTACATTGACGCCACAAACTACTTTAACATTAGGACTAAGCTACAATAGCCTGCGTTATGACGTGCGCGATTATTTGAAACAGAACCAAAGTGGGATTAAAAAATTTAATCCGCAAGCCACACCACGCATAGCATTGAGCCATACTTTTGGCGAAGCATTAAGTTTACACGCTAGCGTTAGCTCCGGCTTTTCTCCGCCATCAAGTTCCGAGATCAAAAATGTAGATGGTTCTATTAATCCGATTTTACAAGCCGAAAAGGCGATGAATTATGAGCTCAACGCAAAAGGTAATTTGTTCAAATCCAGAATGGCTTATGACCTTTCTGTATTTAAAATGGATATGAAAGGCGAGCTCATTGCTCAATCCATTCAACAGGGGATTACGGTGTACAATAATGCCGGAAAAACAAGTCACAATGGAGTGGAATTGGCTTTGTCTTATCAGCTGTTAAAGGCTGATGATGCAGCTGAAGTGATCAGTCTGCGCCCTTTTGCAGCAGTTACCTATTCCGATTTCAAGTTTAAAGACTATAAAATATTGAATGCGCAGGGGCAGATAACAGCTACTTATGACGGGAACAAACTAACAGGCATAGCACCATGGGTACTAAATGCCGGGATTGATCTGGAAACCAAAACAGGAATTTATTTTTATGGAAACTATTTCTATAGCGATCGTTTGCCGTTAAATGATGGCAATTCGGCATACAATTCGGCTTATCAGGTGCTGAATGCTAAGGTTGGATATAAGAAACAATTGATCAGACACATGGAAGTAAATGTTTATGCCGGGTTGGATAACATTCTCAATAGACACTACAGCTCTATCGTCTCCTTAAATGCGGTAGGTTATGGTGGTGCGCAGCCAGCTTATTTTAACCCTTCGCCTGAAAGAAATGGTTATGGTGGACTAAATTTAAAATACTTATTTTAACAAATGCTGATGAAGAATTATAGAATGAACAGCTTCCTTATGCTATTAGGCATTTTGATAGGGTTTGGTGCCTGTAGCAGAAAGCCTGAAGTACCGGTTGCACAAGCTTTAAAAATTGATGGGCTTGAGGCGGCCGCACCCTATCTTACAAAGGATGCTAAAGGAAATGCGGTGCTTTGCTGGACCGAAAAAGACGCTATCGACTCCTTGTACCGCTTAAAATATGCGATTTACGATGCACACGCCAAGCAATTTAGCAAGGCTATTACTGTTCCCACTTCGGCGGGATGCAGTAATGCAGCCGAAAGCATGGCCAAGGTCGCGTTTAAAGCCGATGGAACTGTGCTCGCCATTTTTGCCAAACGTTTTCCAAAAGAGAAGAACCCGTATGCTGGCGCTATTTATTATAGCATTTCCACAGATAACGGACAAAAATGGTCTGATGCTCTGTTTTTACATAGTGATACAGCGCATACTTATGGTCGTAGTTTTTTTGACCTGGCACGTCTGAAGGACGGAGAACTTGGTGCCATCTGGCTAGACGGTCGTTATGGAAAAACTATTAAGGGGTCGGCTTTGTTTTTTGCCCGTACGGAAAAAGGGAAAGGATTTGCAACAGATAATTGCATTGATAAAGGTACCTGCGAATGCTGTCGTACGGCTATTTTGGTTGATGAAGCAGGGAATATCCACCTCGCTTATAGAAATATCAATGTTCCGTCCGAACTTTCAGTTCAGCAGTTTCGGGATATGGCCTACAAGTTGTCTGCAGACAATGGTAAAACCTTTAGCGCGGCTCATACGATAAGCAACGACAACTGGGAAATAAATGGTTGTCCGCATTCCGGACCTTCAATTGCTGCAAATAAAAATGGTTTGCAGGTGGTATGGTTTACCGCGGGTGGAGGGACTGGATTATACCATACCTCATCTCTGGGGTTGGGAAGTAATTTTCGTCAGCGTAATCTGCTTACAACTTCAGGTAGGCATCCTCAGGTATATGCTTTAAATGGAGATCGGCTGGCGATGGTTTGTGAAGAAGTGGTGGAAGCGGAACCGGAAAAATCAATGGATATGAACCACTCGCATGGGGGAATGAAAATGACACATGCAGCGGCAGGTGCTGCCAAAATTATGCTAAGGGTAATAGCTAATGGGACTCCGGAGGCACCTATAGCTGTGACAAGTGGTGCAGAGGCAGATAACCATGCGGTTATTACCAGTATTGATGATGGATTACTTGTTGCCTGGGTAAGAGAAGCAAAATCGGGTTCAAAAATATATTTTACTCCTGTAGTATTAACAAAATAACAAACAAAAAATATGAAACAGCTAATTGGAATTTTACTGGTTGCTATAGTAGCAACCGCTTGTAAGCAAAATGTAGATTATAAAGCCGTACGTGATGAAGTGATGAAATTTCATGATGTAGTGATGGCAGATCATGGTGTAATTGTAAATAACCAAATGAAATTGGACACACTGGTTAAAGATTTAAAAGGTTTGAAGACTCAATTTCCAGAGATAGACACACTGAAAGAGAAAGAAACCATAAAGGCATTGATTAATGAACTGACAAAAGCTGAAAATAGCATGAACGATTGGATGCATCAATTTGAACCTGATGTGACGGGTAAGTCGAACGAGGCAGCGGTAAAGTACTTTAATGATGAAAAAGCGAAAATCGCTGCGGTGGATAGCCTTTATAAGCGAGAAATTAAACTTTCCAATGCATATTTGACCAAATTCAAAAAATAATGAAACAGGTAAATATATTTTTGATCTTAGCAATAAGTTTGCTTTTTGCTTGTAAAGATAAACCTAAACGTTTGCCTTTTTTGCAGTTGGAAACCAGCGAGAAAGTAATAGATGGCAAAACGGTGATCGATTCCACAATCAGGACCATTCCGCCTTTTAAGCTGTTGAATCAGGATAGCGCAATAGTAACAGAAAAGAATTTTGATGGGACTATTTATGTCGCCGATTTTTTCTTTACATCCTGCCCAACTATTTGCCCGGTTATGCATCGGAATTTGCTTAAAGTTTACCAGAAATATAAAGGAAATAAGGAAGTAAAACTGGCCTCACATACCATCGATGTAAAATATGATCTTCCTTCGAGAATGAAAAACTATGCGAACAAGTTGGGGGTTGAGGGAACACAATGGGAATACCTTTGGGGCACAAGAGATGAAATTTATGCACTCGCCGAACGGAATTATCTGGTTGCTGCACAGGAAGATAAGAATGCGCCAGGTGGATTTGTGCATCAGGGATATCTGGTGTTGGTGGATAAAGAAAAGCGCATTCGGGGTGCCTATGACGGTACCCAGGATAAAGAAGTGGCGCAGTTGATGCAGGATATGGACACGCTTTTGGCTGAATACCGGCTTAAGTAAGTTAGATATAAAGCTCCCATAGTCGATACCGATTTATGGGAGCTTTAGTAAATTTAGAGAAAACAAAAAGTTGGTATACTTTTAAAATTTATTTATTATTGGCTAAATTCTGTGTAGATTTCTAGCGGAAACAAGGCGGATGATAAATTATACCAAATATACCGATGAACAATTGATTTCGCTTTTGAAAGAAGGTGATCATATTGCGTATACCCATTTATACGATCGGTATTTTCAGTTGCTATTTGTTTACGCCTTAAAAAAATTAAGAGATACAGACGAGGCAAAGGATCTGATACAAGAATTTTTTACGGTTCTTTGGGCAAAAAGAACCTCGCTTAATGTAAATGGAAATCTCCCTGCTTATTGTTTTACCGCTATCAATAACCGGATTATCGATGTTTTTCTGCACAGGAAAGTAGCTGATAAGTACATCGGCTCTATTATTATACCTACTGCAGAGGAAGAAGCAAAAACCGATTATCTGGTAAGAGAAAAACAACTCATGGCCTATATCGAAAAAGAAATTCAGGCCCTGCCAGGCAAAATGCGTATGATTTTTGAGCTGAGCAGAAAGTCCAATTACACCTGTAAACAAATTTCCGATGAGTTACAGATCTCTGAAAAAACAGTTCATCGTCAAATGTCAAATGCGTTGCTCCGTTTGAGGACTAAATTAGGTTCTTTTATTTTTCTTGTTTTCCTGATCAGATTTTAATATAAATTATTTTCATTTTTTTCTGCATGTAATAGGGGACTTCCTCGTCATACCTTTAATTACAGGAATTATCCGTTTTAGGTATATGTCAGAACAAGAAAAAGAATTATTGATCAGATACAACGCAGGCCAGTGTACAGACGCTGAAAAGGCTGCAGTAGAAAAATGGTTGTTTGAATTGAATAATGGGGACGCCGATTTACCGGAAGAGAACCTGATCGAAATAAAGGAGGAGATTCGTAGTAAATTACCTGTACCAGCCAAAACAAGATTTAGAAAACGGGTGTTGTGGTGGCCGCGCATAGCTGCATCAATTGCATTGATAGCCGTAGGGATAAGCCTGTTTTATTTTGTTAACAGACAACATACAAAGTCTGATCTGATCTCGACGGTCCATACCAATGGTATTACTCCAGGTAAAAATTCGGCCACACTTACCCTGGCCGATGGAAAGAAAATTATACTATCTGACGTCCATAGCGGTGAATTAGCTAACGAATCTGGGGTAATGATCTCTAAAACGGCCGACCAACAGATTGTTTATAATGTTATTGATCAGAAAGGAGTTAAAAACGATAAAAATGCTTCGGGGAATTCTGAAGTAACGACTTACAACACCCTTTCTACTGCAAAAGGCGAAACCTTCCAGGTGCGATTGCCCGATGGTTCATTGGTTATTTTAAATGCCGCCTCCAGTCTGACTTATTCCACCGGGTTAAATAAACAAGCTAAGCGTAGCGTTAAGTTGAGCGGGGAAGCTTATTTCGAAGTTTCAAAATTGGCAATGAATCGTAAAGTCCCTGGTAATGAATCTCAAAGAAAGCCCTTTATTGTGGTAACCGGACAGCAGGAAGTGGAGGTTTTGGGTACGCATTTTAACATCAACAGCTATTCGGATGAAGCCGCGGTCAAAACTACTTTATTGGAAGGTTCGGTAAGGGTTTCAAATCATTCCGCCGAAAAAATATTGAAACCGGGACAACAATCCATCTCAAAAGCAGACGGTTTTGTGGTGAAGGACGTTAACATACAGCAAGTTGTGGCCTGGAAGAATGGAACCTTCGATTTCGATAATGAAGATATTCTGAGTGTAATGCGTAAAATTTCGAGATGGTATAATGTCGATATTGTGTTTGAAGGTCCCGTAACAAGGGAGAGATTTAACGGGGCACTGTCACGGCATAAAAATATTATCCAGATGCTTAAGATGCTGGAATCCACAGGAGTAGTTCACTTTAAAATTGAAGGAAGGAGGGTTGTCGTTATCAATAACTGATCAAACGGATGATCCTGCTTATAAAGCCAGGAAACCGACGGCAATCGGAATCCTGACTTAAGCTTGGATTGTCAATACATTAATTACATATCAACTCACTGCGATTACCTGAACCATCCTAGAAAATGAAAAGGTTAAATCGCCTAACCAAACTTATCAAATGTACAATTTTTACTTAAAGAAATTGGTACAGCCACCGGACTGTATCGCAAGAATTCTGCTGATTATGAGGTTTACTATGCTAATTCTGATGACCGCCATTTTACAGGTTAGTGCAAGTTCTTTTGCACAAAAAATAACCCTGTCCGAAAAAAATGCGCCACTGCGGAAAGTATTTGATCAGATAAGAGCTCAAAGTGGTTATGATTTCTTATTTACCACCACCATATTGAAAGATGCAAAACGCGTAAGTATAGAAATTAAGGATGCAGAAATTGAAACTGTTTTACGCAAGGTATTTGAAGGACAGCCTTTGAAGTATACCATTGACGACAGAACGGTTTTAATTAAAGTTAAAGAAAAAACGTTTTTAGATAACCTGATTGCCGGTTTTCAGGAAATTGATATTAAAGGAAAAGTCTTAATGGAAACTGGAGATGGCCTCCCGGGCGCGTCAGTTGTGATAAAAGGTACCAAAAGAGCTGTCAAAACCAACGAACATGGCGAGTTTGCGATCAACAACGTAGATGAGCATGCGATATTGGTCATTTCCTACTTGGGCTATGAAACTACTGAGGTTAAAGCAACAAAAAATGTCAATGTTACTTTAAAGGTAGACATGACCGCGTTAAGTGAAGTGGTGGTAGTGGGCTACGGAACACAAAAGAAGTCCACATTATCCGGAGCTGTGTCGTCTATTAAAGGTGATGAATTGTTAAAAGGCCCCTCTACCAATGTGTCCAGCTTACTTGGAGGCAGGCTTCCGGGAATATCCTCGGTACAGGAGTCGGGTGAGCCTGGCGTCGATCAAGCTTCCTTAAGAATCAGGGGCTCCAGTTATGCGGTAACTTATATTGTAGATGGAATGCCACGCTCAATCAACGATCTTGACCCAAATGATATAGAGAGTATATCGGTATTGAAGGACGGTGCTGCCGCATCAGTTTATGGACTCAAAGCCGCCGGGGGGGTAATTATTGTAACCACCAAAAAAGGAATCTCCGGAAAACCTACTTTAAATTACAGTGGTTCGATGGGAGTTTCTTTAAATGCCAACTTCCCTGAATTCATGGATGGCCCACAGTTTGCCCACTATTACAACATGGCCGATATGATGGATAAGCTGGCCAATGGAACCATCAAAAACAGATCAGAGTATAAACCAGTCTTTCTTAAGGCTAATGTAGATGCCATGCTAAATGGCGACCCTACCGATGGTTGGGATAATGTAAACTATATTGATGAAGTCTTTGGAACCGGACGTACCAACAAACACAATCTGTCTGTGCAGGGTGGTAAAGACAATACCAATTATTTTGTTTCGGCAGGTTACTTAGGTAACAAGGGAAACATCAATAATTTCGAATACGATCGCTATAATCTGCGTAGCAATCTAACCACCAAAATAGCCGAAAACGTGAGCCTGGATTTTGGTATTGCCGGCAATGTAGGGTACCGACAAACACCAGGTTTTCTTTCGGGTGGTACTGATAGTAGTCCGTATCTGGGCGAACAGGGGTGGTTTTCTATTGCCAAACAAACCATAGGTATGCATCCTTACCTGCCAATAAAATACAATGGCTTGTACACGGGCGTTACACCTCGAAACAATTCTGGTGCAGCAAACAGTCCGCTTGCAGCCATCAATGAATCAGGTTACAAAAAAACAAACTCTGTTGATCTGCAAACTAACCTTTCCCTGCAATATAACCTGCCATGGGTAAAGGGATTAAGTTTGAAAGCCAGTGGCGCATACGACTATGGTACTTCTCATAATAAAAACCTGGATACTTATTACAGCATCAATACAGGCAGGATAACAGAAGCCACCAATACATTGGGATACACTAAAATGCTCGACCCGAGGGGTAGGTCGTTCAATTCGCTGGGCGAAGGACAGACTCAAAACAGACAGCTGGTAGGACAGGGAAGCATTGCCTATAAAAATATATTTGGTAAGCATAATGTGGATGTTTTGGCGTTGGTAGAGATCCGCGACAATAAATCAAACTCATTGTCAGCATATGCTAAAAATGTCGCTTTTCCTGAATTACCTGAGCTGGGACTAAATCCTCCTGCCGATAGTCCGATAGGAGGCTGGAGTTCGGGATCAAGAAGTCTGGGGTATGTATTCCGTTTGAAATATGATTACAGCGAAAAATATTTAGGCGAATTTACAGGCAGATACGATGGCTCTTACAAATTTGCAGGTAATGTTGATGGCAAACGTTGGGGCTTCTTCCCTTCGGCTTCCTTGGCCTGGAGGGTTTCTAAGGAAGATTTTATGCGTAATCAAACCAGTATTGATGATTTAAAAGTGAGGGCTTCGGTAGGTCTGCTGGGTAACGATGGTGTACCTGATTTTGCTTTCTTAAGTACATACTCTTTTGGCGACAAATTGCCGATGAACGGTGGACTACAAAATTCCATGTATACTAGCGTCATCGCCAATCCAAACCTTTCATGGGAAAAAACACTTTCGTACAACGCGGGAGTTGACCTCAGTATGTGGAAGGGTTTGTTGGGCGTAGAATTTGATGCTTTTTATACCTATACCTATGATATTTTAACAGGAATGTCGGCCGGATATCCGCCTTCCATGGGCGGCTATTACTTTTCTTACGAAAATTTCAGTGCCACAGATGCAAAAGGTTTTGAGCTGCAATTGAAACATAGCAATAGCTTCAACCTGGGTGGCAAGGCGTTTAAATACCGCATCTCGCCAAACATTACTTTTGCCAGAAGCCGCTGGATCAAATATCCGGATAGCCAGAATGCGCCTGAAATTCAGAAAGTGACGGGAAAAAGAACAGGTATTGTTTCGGGCTGGATTGCCGATGGGCTTTTCCGCTCGGAAGAAGAAATCGACAATTCGGCATGGTATGGTAGCCGGCCTAATCCCGGCG
Encoded proteins:
- a CDS encoding TonB-dependent receptor domain-containing protein, yielding MLFLQTNAQQSTIKGHIYDSQTRQPLAGVVIFDTDNRQLTQSDARGFFEINAVQPENKIRAVLAGYRPQNIKTNTQENELNVQLEADGVSLNEVRVAGYSGHKTNKETAGAVALIMAKDISRGNAVSLQPALNSIPGVRMDQSTLSEARISIRGNGVRAAYGIRSVKVYVNEIPVTEADGTTRIEALDVNSIGRAEVIKGPASSIYGAGTAGVINFQLQRAPYQEQSIEASGLVGSYGLRRLAATYRSGGDKLNSYVSYGLQEYDGYRKHSNDMRRFLTGNFQLFPSDKRIITLMLNRTTQHSQIPGSLTADQVSADPLQANATNLDKQAGRYQTWTRVGLGQQYRFNDQFSNSTSVFTYFYDLNHPLPYAYIRNFYQSYGGRTRFAYDPGFTVLPTKFTLGAEFNEGRTKGTQYVNNQGKEGVVNANIDYQNTQYSLFYQSETTLTPQTTLTLGLSYNSLRYDVRDYLKQNQSGIKKFNPQATPRIALSHTFGEALSLHASVSSGFSPPSSSEIKNVDGSINPILQAEKAMNYELNAKGNLFKSRMAYDLSVFKMDMKGELIAQSIQQGITVYNNAGKTSHNGVELALSYQLLKADDAAEVISLRPFAAVTYSDFKFKDYKILNAQGQITATYDGNKLTGIAPWVLNAGIDLETKTGIYFYGNYFYSDRLPLNDGNSAYNSAYQVLNAKVGYKKQLIRHMEVNVYAGLDNILNRHYSSIVSLNAVGYGGAQPAYFNPSPERNGYGGLNLKYLF
- a CDS encoding sialidase family protein, whose product is MKNYRMNSFLMLLGILIGFGACSRKPEVPVAQALKIDGLEAAAPYLTKDAKGNAVLCWTEKDAIDSLYRLKYAIYDAHAKQFSKAITVPTSAGCSNAAESMAKVAFKADGTVLAIFAKRFPKEKNPYAGAIYYSISTDNGQKWSDALFLHSDTAHTYGRSFFDLARLKDGELGAIWLDGRYGKTIKGSALFFARTEKGKGFATDNCIDKGTCECCRTAILVDEAGNIHLAYRNINVPSELSVQQFRDMAYKLSADNGKTFSAAHTISNDNWEINGCPHSGPSIAANKNGLQVVWFTAGGGTGLYHTSSLGLGSNFRQRNLLTTSGRHPQVYALNGDRLAMVCEEVVEAEPEKSMDMNHSHGGMKMTHAAAGAAKIMLRVIANGTPEAPIAVTSGAEADNHAVITSIDDGLLVAWVREAKSGSKIYFTPVVLTK
- a CDS encoding SCO family protein, producing MKQVNIFLILAISLLFACKDKPKRLPFLQLETSEKVIDGKTVIDSTIRTIPPFKLLNQDSAIVTEKNFDGTIYVADFFFTSCPTICPVMHRNLLKVYQKYKGNKEVKLASHTIDVKYDLPSRMKNYANKLGVEGTQWEYLWGTRDEIYALAERNYLVAAQEDKNAPGGFVHQGYLVLVDKEKRIRGAYDGTQDKEVAQLMQDMDTLLAEYRLK
- a CDS encoding RNA polymerase sigma factor, which codes for MINYTKYTDEQLISLLKEGDHIAYTHLYDRYFQLLFVYALKKLRDTDEAKDLIQEFFTVLWAKRTSLNVNGNLPAYCFTAINNRIIDVFLHRKVADKYIGSIIIPTAEEEAKTDYLVREKQLMAYIEKEIQALPGKMRMIFELSRKSNYTCKQISDELQISEKTVHRQMSNALLRLRTKLGSFIFLVFLIRF
- a CDS encoding FecR family protein; protein product: MSEQEKELLIRYNAGQCTDAEKAAVEKWLFELNNGDADLPEENLIEIKEEIRSKLPVPAKTRFRKRVLWWPRIAASIALIAVGISLFYFVNRQHTKSDLISTVHTNGITPGKNSATLTLADGKKIILSDVHSGELANESGVMISKTADQQIVYNVIDQKGVKNDKNASGNSEVTTYNTLSTAKGETFQVRLPDGSLVILNAASSLTYSTGLNKQAKRSVKLSGEAYFEVSKLAMNRKVPGNESQRKPFIVVTGQQEVEVLGTHFNINSYSDEAAVKTTLLEGSVRVSNHSAEKILKPGQQSISKADGFVVKDVNIQQVVAWKNGTFDFDNEDILSVMRKISRWYNVDIVFEGPVTRERFNGALSRHKNIIQMLKMLESTGVVHFKIEGRRVVVINN
- a CDS encoding TonB-dependent receptor, with translation MYNFYLKKLVQPPDCIARILLIMRFTMLILMTAILQVSASSFAQKITLSEKNAPLRKVFDQIRAQSGYDFLFTTTILKDAKRVSIEIKDAEIETVLRKVFEGQPLKYTIDDRTVLIKVKEKTFLDNLIAGFQEIDIKGKVLMETGDGLPGASVVIKGTKRAVKTNEHGEFAINNVDEHAILVISYLGYETTEVKATKNVNVTLKVDMTALSEVVVVGYGTQKKSTLSGAVSSIKGDELLKGPSTNVSSLLGGRLPGISSVQESGEPGVDQASLRIRGSSYAVTYIVDGMPRSINDLDPNDIESISVLKDGAAASVYGLKAAGGVIIVTTKKGISGKPTLNYSGSMGVSLNANFPEFMDGPQFAHYYNMADMMDKLANGTIKNRSEYKPVFLKANVDAMLNGDPTDGWDNVNYIDEVFGTGRTNKHNLSVQGGKDNTNYFVSAGYLGNKGNINNFEYDRYNLRSNLTTKIAENVSLDFGIAGNVGYRQTPGFLSGGTDSSPYLGEQGWFSIAKQTIGMHPYLPIKYNGLYTGVTPRNNSGAANSPLAAINESGYKKTNSVDLQTNLSLQYNLPWVKGLSLKASGAYDYGTSHNKNLDTYYSINTGRITEATNTLGYTKMLDPRGRSFNSLGEGQTQNRQLVGQGSIAYKNIFGKHNVDVLALVEIRDNKSNSLSAYAKNVAFPELPELGLNPPADSPIGGWSSGSRSLGYVFRLKYDYSEKYLGEFTGRYDGSYKFAGNVDGKRWGFFPSASLAWRVSKEDFMRNQTSIDDLKVRASVGLLGNDGVPDFAFLSTYSFGDKLPMNGGLQNSMYTSVIANPNLSWEKTLSYNAGVDLSMWKGLLGVEFDAFYTYTYDILTGMSAGYPPSMGGYYFSYENFSATDAKGFELQLKHSNSFNLGGKAFKYRISPNITFARSRWIKYPDSQNAPEIQKVTGKRTGIVSGWIADGLFRSEEEIDNSAWYGSRPNPGDIKYRDLNGDGKIDYQDRGLIGRPNRPELTYGLNIGGEWNGFDFNAQFTGGMFFDVSLTGTYYNYYDDNTIWTQTFKEGANSPLFLVENAYSIDNPNGTFPRMTLSSTTHGGDNGLASTFWFRDGKYLRLKSAQIGYSVPKQIMNKMGLGVLRFFVEGSNIFTISGLPKGVDPESPGVNNGYYPQQRIFMAGATLSF